Within Malus domestica chromosome 04, GDT2T_hap1, the genomic segment tgagaaaactttGTAGCTCAAGTAGTTAAGAAGATTTTTGAATAAATTTTAGCGGTATTCGATCTCCCCTCTCCACGTTGCTTGcttgaaatataaaaaaataaattcactTTGCAAGGCATCAAAGCATTCACCACTGTAATTGcttaagttttgaaaatttgaattcgATCTGCTTGATCATAAGTAGTTGAATTACTTGAATATATTCAGGATTTTGAGGCTCTTAATTCTCTGATATATGAGAATTGGAAGGTTGATAGGTAGGTTCCTTCCATTTAcatcatttttcaaaaaagaaaaaaaaaaaaccgaaaccgaaaaaaaattcaaactgaaaaaaaataaaccgAACTGAAGCGAATCGAAATTTCGATTCAGTttcaattttaccaaaaaacaGAACCGTTTTGATCTGAACCCAGCCCTAGGACTAACAGTATCAGACTAAGAAGCTAGACtaacaataaattattattatattctCTACCCGATAGTTTAGATTATAATGTCTCTTATACCAAAAAGTAACGTTGGTTTTTTATCCGTACTCTTTTTGCTAAGTTGCTTAATttgtaaaattttataaaaaaataattgctTCCACTTTACAACCAGTTCGGGGACTAAATTGCCCCCATTAATCCTTGGAAAAGTAAAAATACACAGGCCCCTGCTGAACGTAGACGACAGCGGCCCTTGACGGACTTGAAATATTAACGGACGCAAGGGCAGCTGTCATGACAAAATTCACGGCCGGGCGGGATGCTCCTTCCTCCGGCTCAGTTCACCGTGAAACAGGTCGACACCTTGCATTGTACACGAACGAACAATTTCCAAGTTTAACTATTAACATCGACTGCCGGAAAATCAATAGCTGAAGGTAGATAGGGGTGAGTGGCACAGCAACTTTTGCAAGCTTTTTTCAGAAGAGTATGTTGAGGTACAAGACGATCCAACCGGCCATGGAGAAGATGGCGAATATGTGCACCCAGAACAGGACGGCAGCTGCCTCTCTTCCACAGCCTCTTAAATTTGCAACAGCACCTGCGGACAAGGTTTGATGTGTTAATATGAAACTTTGATGTCGATTTGAAGCACAGTCGAGCCATCTATATAATTTAAGATTTGTTACCAGCGAGGACAGATGTAGGCATTGTGTGCTGGAGCAGCAGGACAAACCGGAACATCTGGTCATTGGGAGGGAGGAAGCCGAGCTTATCAGCTAACATTACAACGCCAAGTCCTACAGGGGGCACCAAGACTAATCGTGCGAATATAATTGCAGCAGTTGTTCGTAGACCAAGTTTGGAACTTCCCGGACCTGCAAATAACACAGAGATGTCATGATATGTTCATCTAAATCCAAACAAATTAGGTGGATGCTTATGATGAAGGGACGTCAACTCACCATCAACAAGGTTGCCACCTAACGCCAACAGAATGCATGGAATCATGGCTTCCCTGACAATCACCAATATTGTGAGATTCTTTCACAAATAAAACATGAAATTCAACAGAATCCACAAAAGTAACTTTTATTTCCATAGGCATCTATCACAAACATATTCGACAAGAAAAAGGTTATAGGAATTGTAAGTCCAACGTTTCCGCTATATTACCACTAAAGTTCATCAAAATTCCAAGTTGCAATTTCTCGACATAGATTATATTAACTTTTATTCATCTATCAATATCAAAAAACACTGGTTTATCCATCAGCGTCAGCATTCTTAAACAGGATAAATACAAACGAAATTTAATGGGAAAATATAGCAAATTAATAACCAACAACATGTGTATTGAAGACAACCACCAAATATTATCAGCTAACATGGAGTATAAGATTCGACTGAGCATACCCAAGGATAATGCAGCTGTCGGTGAAGAAGAAAAGTGGACCATCAGATGTAAAGATCAATTTCTTTAAAAATGGTATGGTTCCAAGTACCATGGCCAGGATCTGCAGCAAAATTGTGCATACTAATTAGAAGCTGCTCGTCTTGACGCTCCAACCGATAAATTCATTAATAAATACAGTTATAAAACTAGTTTGGAAAATAAATCAAACTTACAGAAGCTATTATAGGTGGTTGAAGAACTTGTTTGAGCTTCAACTTCTCATAGATGAATAAGAAGAACTTTGTAATCTGCGACGAGTCATGACATGTAATTAGGAACATAGTATATACTAGAGACAACACAATAAAGCAGTGAAGTAAAGTAAAAATCCCAACTTTCAAGTTCGAAGCTGTTAAAATACATGGATCTATATATGTAAGTGATAGAAAGTTGAAAAACTTTAAGCTGCCTATCTTTGCTATCAATTTTTTTCCCTGACAACATACCTCCCATCTTGCCAAAATAAAACGTatcccttttctctttttgaAAGGATGAAATATTTTGCATCAGGACAGGATGATGTTTGAGATTAGATGTGGATGACTAAATTCATTCTCACCTTAGGCTTATTTGAAGCATTCGACTCGGTTTCTGCAACCTCTTCTTTACGTGCTGTCTCTTCTTCATTTTCGTCAGGTGTAAGCAATGGAACTTGATCAGGTGTCGTGCCATTTCGAGGGCTTTTGATTGGGAGTTCTTTTTCCTCAACGTCAAAGGTACCTTCTGGAGGGGGGGACAGCATTTGAAATACATACGTGTATAGAATGATTGCACCAACCTATAGCGGCATCAGCAATAAGCTACAATGTTTAGTAACTTATCATGTATAATTTAACTAATGCACCCGAAAATCTTATGTATTGCATCACTGCATAATTGCAACTTGGATTCAAGTATACAAGCTGTGGGGATCAAAAGTGAAACGAAAATTACTTACCCACTGGCCAAACGAAATATAGGCAGTTCCATCTGTTTTACATGTGGTTGAATCACCGAAAGGGTTCGATTTGTCTCTACATAAAGCTGAAATTAGAACCAGTGGCACATTCCCGATGTTTCCTGTAATCAATGGTATAAGCCAACACATTATGCACAATGACCAAGCAGCAAAAATGCAGCTTATACAGAAAACTTAATACTAAAATGTATAGAAGGGTTTTTTTCTAATTTGTTAAAACTATTGATAGAAGGGGGTGTCAAAAAGCATACCTATTCCAATTTGTACAATTGTAAACTTGAAGAAAGGGTATGGTGGGTGGACAAGGGATGCAACAATATAACCTATTATGGAGCCTGTAGTGCTACCAATCACGACATTCACGGGAATAAACCACCTGTAAAAGGAGAAATTTCTAGTTCAGAAATAATGCATTGGGATTTTGGCTACGTGGAACAAAATCCAATTTTGCATCAAATCTAAAGGATTCCTTGGTTTGGGCCAAAGAAGCAATGTCACAGCAGAACTAAATCTTACCACTCAAGCATTTTCTGTAGGGTGATGGCTTGTCCAAGCTGAGAGAATATCAAACATGGAAGCAAGAGCGAGAAGACCAACTGCAGAAAATAGTTGGAAAATCAATCAGTTATACAATGCAACGGTATATACACAAAAATGTGGCTTATAGTGCAAAATTGCTAAGGGCTCATTGGGGACTGCTTCTGCTTATAAGTTCTTCTACTAAAACATGTAGAGCTTTTATTAAAAATCCAagtgctacgaccaagaagcaCTTCGAACTTTTTCTCCCAAATGTAATCAAAAGCGCTTttggttgttaaaaaaaataaacttttagTCATTCCAGACGCAATCCCAAAAAGTCCCTAAAGCTTGGGAGGTGACAAGAGGGTTTTTCTTACCCCATTCAACAATTTCCTTCCACTGGCTGGGAAGATGTTCACGTACTTGGAAGCCATTAGAAGCCCCAAGGAGCATACTGTAAAAACCTTTGCTATGGGAAGCACGGCGATCTTGATTGTCCCAAGTAACGATTCCCCTCCCGCTTGATTCACCACTTCCACCGCCGCCAAAATCCTCTCCATGGTTTCCCCCCAAATTTCTTTTACTGCAGTGTCTTCAATAATCCCAGTTCACACAAATTCCTTCTCATGCAAAACCCGAACCGGGTTTTCGCACAATTCAATTCTCGATTCAGAATAACACCCCCTGAAATTACAATTCCGGATTGTAAAAAGGGGGATTTTCAAAAATCCCTCCTTTTTCCGGTGAATCCTCTCTTGCACTGCAAATTCCTTCAATCAACAAAAACAGAGACAAATAAGAAAACACCGACCATCTTAAACATCAAATCCCGGATAAAATCCTAGTCATTGTCTAAATATAACTCCTTGGATGCACCAAAACAAACATTATCCAAATCGACATAGAATTAACGTAAACCCAATCAAATTAGAAGATATAAAACCATGTGCAACAAGGAACCCCAAAAATCCCAACCTACATTGTAGTGTTCATCAGGCGGTCTAGCTGCCACGGATCCTTCGCAGCAACCAAACCCTCTAGCAATCGggaaaaagaaccaaaaaaaaaaaa encodes:
- the LOC103433787 gene encoding protein PIN-LIKES 6-like; protein product: MERILAAVEVVNQAGGESLLGTIKIAVLPIAKVFTVCSLGLLMASKYVNIFPASGRKLLNGLVFSLLLPCLIFSQLGQAITLQKMLEWWFIPVNVVIGSTTGSIIGYIVASLVHPPYPFFKFTIVQIGIGNIGNVPLVLISALCRDKSNPFGDSTTCKTDGTAYISFGQWVGAIILYTYVFQMLSPPPEGTFDVEEKELPIKSPRNGTTPDQVPLLTPDENEEETARKEEVAETESNASNKPKITKFFLFIYEKLKLKQVLQPPIIASILAMVLGTIPFLKKLIFTSDGPLFFFTDSCIILGEAMIPCILLALGGNLVDGPGSSKLGLRTTAAIIFARLVLVPPVGLGVVMLADKLGFLPPNDQMFRFVLLLQHTMPTSVLAGAVANLRGCGREAAAVLFWVHIFAIFSMAGWIVLYLNILF